Genomic segment of Mercenaria mercenaria strain notata unplaced genomic scaffold, MADL_Memer_1 contig_3655, whole genome shotgun sequence:
AGATGCTAACAAAGAAATACAAACTGGTCAGAAAGATGAAATACAATTACAACAACAGAATATGAAATCAGCTTCATATTAAATGGACAAACAAATGAACATGATGCAATCACTGATGGATAAAATGAAAGAGCTGGAAAAGGAGATCGTAAACATGAAGAAAGAAAACATAGAGCACGAAAGATCTGAGATCCCAAGTAACCAAGACACACAACGAGGCTATTCATATAGAGGAAGAGGAAGATATCAACGGGGATATAGACCATACTATATATGATGTGAGCAGTAAAGATCAAAATTGCCCTAAACGTACCATCTTAGACAGACTTGTTGGGTCGTCCAATGAAACAACAATCCAAATTGAAGGTGTTACATCAAAAGCTTTAATCGACAGTGGTTCCATGGTCAGTTCCATTTCTAAAACGTTTTACGACAAATTACCCAGCAAACCTGTTCTACACAGTTTAGAAGACTTCGAATTGGAGGTTAAAACCGCAAATGGAACACTTGTAAATTACCTTGGGTATATCGAAGCTACAATAGAAAGCAAAACATTTTCACATGGCTCGGTTACAACTCTGTTTCTGGTAGTACCTACAACCGAATACCATCATAATGTCCCTGTGTTGATAGGAACAAACGTTATACGGGAACtcaaagaaaacaatattgaATCAGAAGATACACCAGACGTATGGAAGTCAGCCTTAATGTCAGTAGGTTCTGCATCAGTTGGTATCGTTACATCGACGCAACCAGTTACACTCAAGCCGATGGAAAGTAGAACAATAAGTGGGTTTGTACGCAAAACAAGAAATGTTGATGCAGCCGTCACTGAACCTATAGAAGACAACTTTCAACAAAAGTCCATAGTCTGTCCTCGTGTTGTACAACTCACAAACTCTGGAAAGACCGCACGAGTTCCAGTCAGAATATGTAACATATCAGCAAAGATTCTTAAACTTCCAGCTAGATCTGAAATCTGTCAACTTAATGAAGTAAAAGTTATTAGACACGCAGACATCGGCAGTAATACATCAGtatctgaaaaagaaaacgaaagcAACATTAGTGAAAACTTCTTACCTGATCTCAAAGACCATCCAGTGTCACATCAGCAGAGTACctgaaaaagaaaaggaaaacacATTAAATGATGAATACAATATCAAACAAGCTTATGGTGTAGACATAGAAGAATCGGAACTttcaactcaacaaaaacaaaaagttaacAATCTCTTCAATAAATGGAAATCAGTATTTCCGAAAGGTCCGCATAATCTTGGACATACTACAGCTGTCCGTCACAAAATCGAGCTAACAGATAATACCCCGTTCAAGGAACCTTATAGACGAGTCCCACCAGCAATTTATAATGAAGTTCGAGAACATCTTCAAGAAATGTTGAAAATCGGTGCAATACAAGAGTCAAATAGTCCTTGGTCCTCGAACGTAGTAATCGTCAAGAAGAAAGATGGAACCATCCGCTTTTGTATCGACTACAGGAAAATTAATTCTCGAACGAAAAAAGATGCATATCCTATTCCCAGAGTTGATGATACACTTCATCTTTTGGCAGGCTCACAATACTTTTCAAAACTCGATTTAAAATCTGGATACTGGCAAGTCGAAATGGAAGAGTCAGATAAAGAGAAGACCGCCTTTCAAGTTTGGGGAATTGGGTTCTACGAATGCAATAGAATGCCATTCGGGCTCTGTAACGCCCCAGCCACATTCCAACGCCTCATGGAACGATGCATGGGTGACCTAAACTTGAGAGACTGCCTAATCTACCTGGACGACATCGTCATTTTCTCCAAAGACATAGACACACACATCAATCGCCTTGATGCCGTATTCCAACGTTTGTCAACAAACAACCTGACAATAAATCCTAAGAAATGCCAATTCTTTAAGGACAGAATTACTTACCTAGGCCATGTAGTTTCAAAACAAGGCATACAGACAGATCCAGAAAAGACTAAAGTCGTCGAAAATTGGCCAACACCAAAATCTGTGAAGGAAGTGAGAAAATTTTTGGGATTCGTTGGATATTTTAGAAGATTCATCAAGGGATTCGCTGTCATTGCTCGACCATTGAACAACTTGTTGATAGGACATTCACTGAAATCTGATAAACCAtctaaaaagaaaaccaaaagaCAACCATTTATATGGGGAAAAGAACAACAGTCAGCATTTGAAGAACTGAAAGCCAAACTGATCAATCCACCAATCCTTGCATATGCCGATTACGACCTCCCATTTAAACTTCATACAGACGCCTCATCGAAAGGTCTTGGAGCAGTCTTGTACCAGCGTCAAGAGGGAATCGATCGTGTCATCGCCTATGCTAGCAGAAGCCTCAAACCATCAGAGAAGAACTACCCTGCACACAAACTGGAATACCTTGCTTTAAAATGGTCTGTCACTGAAAAGTTTCACGACTATCTTTATGGTGCTGTATTCGAGGTTGTTACAGACAATAATCCTTTGACGTATGTCACCACCTCAGCCAAACTGGATGCAACAGGACATAGATGGCTGGCAGCACTGTCCAATTATAACTTTAAGACGACATACAGATCAGGAAAGAACAATGCAGACGCAGATGGCCTTTCAAGAATAGAACAGAGTGAGCCAAATGAAAAGACCATTAATTCTTTAGTCATATCAGCAATGTCAATAGCAGCAACTTCTCCACCATCTGAAACGCCGCTTGCTTTCTCTGTCGTACATCCAGACTCTCTAGAAACAGTTGACCCAGTAACATCTCAAGAGATTCCATCTGACGTCCTAGAATCTGAATCACTGAGTTCAAAAGATTGGATTAAAGCTCAACATGATGACCCAGTCCTATCTTAACTTATCGACCACATGGAGAAAGGCACCAGACCGTCAGCTAAGCGGGTCCGTGGAAACATAAGTCCAGCGGTCAAATACTTAAGAGATTGGGACAATCTTGAACTCAGAGATGGTATCCTCTACAGATTCAGCCAGTACAAAGGTCAACATTATAAACAGTTACTTTTACCGGAAGCAATCAGAGAAGAAGTTTTTCGTGCCTTACATGATGACCTAGGCCATCAGGGCCGAGACAGGACGACGTCGCTGTTCAAACAAAGGTTCTTCTGGTCTGGTATGGACTCCTACATCGAAGACAAGGTCCGCAATTGTCCACGTTGCATCGCCAGAAAGACACAACCATCCGTAGCCCCGTTAGTTAACATATCGTCCAGTGCGCCGATGGAAATTATATGTGTTGACTTTCTCAGCCTTGAGCGGTCCAAGGGTGGGTTTGAACATATCTTGGTCGTAACAGATCACTTTACCAGATATGCACAGGCCTACCCCACCAAGAACCAAACAGCCAAAACGACTGCAAGAGTGCTGTTCGACCAATTCATAGTCCATTACGGTTTTCCATCCAGAATACACAGCGATCAAGGTGCCAACTTCGAATCTGGACTAATACAAGAGCTGTGCAAACTAGGAGACACAACTAAGTCCCACACAACGCCATATCATGCTATGGGCAACGGTTATGACAGAACGATTTAACCAGACATTGTTAAAGATGCTCGGGACATTGGAAGAGAACAAGAAAAGTGACTGGAAGACTTATGTTGGACCTCTGGTACATGCGTACAACGTAACCATACACAGCAGCACTGGTTTCTCTCCATATTTCCTTATGTTTGGAAGACATCCTAAATTAGCCATAGATGCCCTACTTGGAATAAACTTTGACGAAATACAGTCCAAATCTAGAAATGAATACGTCCGAAAGCTACGTGACAGATTAACCTACGCATATGCAAAAGCAAAAGAATCTGCGGAAGACACAGCTAACGTTAACAAACAATTCTATGACCGGAAATCAAGGGCAGCAACTTTAGAACCAGGCGACATTGTTTTAGCCAGAAACGTCACCATTAGAGGAAAGCATAAGATTGCAGACAAATGGGAGACAGAACCATATATCATCCTAGAACAACCAAACAAAGATACACCAGTCTATGTCATCAAGAAAAAGAATTCAGCGactaagaaaacaaaaacactacACAGAAACCTTCTTCTTCCAATTAAAACAACAGCAGAAAACAGTACCAACAATGAGGAAACAGCAGAAGTTCAGAGAAGTACATCATACTCAAAGAAACAACATAACAGAGAGCCTCCGGATAACGAAATCAACAGCTCCAGAAGACCAAAGCGACAAAGGCAGATACCAAAATGGCAACGTAATGGCGATTGGATGATGGCATAACACTAACAACAGTGTTCAGAGACAGTGTATAATAGAGACAGTGTTATATAATAACAGTACAGTGTAAATAGGAAAGCATGAAACTTGAAAGATGTAACTGAATTATTTTCTGAGTATATACTTACCTGGAATTTTAAGTGTAAAATGAAAGTATAATTACTTACCTGTAAATGTAGAAAACATTGTTATTATGTGTGTATGCGTCTAAAGACTTCGAATACTTACCCAGTTTATATCTTGTGTATATAGTATATGACTGAAAGAAAACATATAATATAGTGACATTGAAAAAGAAAACTATATACTTACCTGAAAAGATATATACCTATCTTGTCGGATGTAAACGTATCTGAAATGCAATCATATACCTACTATGTGCGTTTCCAAGGGATTCATGCTTACAATTCTTCAAGGAGATACTTACCTCTGGAATCTCTCCATATGTGCAAAgaatttgatgaatgaaaaacTAAACCCTtgatcaaaaatatatgattcaTTAAGTTCGATTGAAATATATTAGATGTATGTACCATTTTATATACATGATTActaatatacttttatttattttaggttgatgcTACAAACAGTcaacttaaatattttacttacattgTTATTCTTCAGTTGTACCTTGTTTACTCGTCTGAAAATGTCGGGACGACATTTTTTTAGCCGGGGGGAGTATGTCATAGGGTAAAACTGAACACCAATTTACATACCGTAGGCAGAGTAGTTGTATTTGTAGTCGTAGGCCGTATCAGTTATTCACCAATATTTGCTTCCCTTACACCATCTAACATATCTATTTTCCCCGCACGAGTTATTAACCAATCACATTCGATCTATTGATATACGCCatactttgaaatgtaaacaagccGATTTGTGCTGAACATTAAATATCCAGTTAtgtagttatatataaatatatctacaGGTAATCATGTTTTTGAAACTTGAATATGTATTGTTTGTCATGCATTGCTTTTAACATGAATGTGTATTGTTAAACCcctattttgacattgtatttatattgttttgtttatatcctGTTTTACAGGAGCGTATCTGTCCATGACAATATACTTAAAATCTGTCGACCCAGTTGTTATCACTACCACTGAGTAGCCCGGCGACACACAGGTCTttaaaagtacttgaatttgatgcctagtacttgaaaagtacttgaatttgaaactgccaaaaactccttgaaaagtacttgaattttgaaaaaaaactagtaaattttgataaattgtctTTGAATTGATGTTCTGCGAatagaaaatcagaaaaaaatacagatCAGACCAAAATATCGAAAAAAAGATGAACAAATGACAGACATTTCTTCGACGGGGCTTACCGACGAGTAAATGATAGTACGGTACTGGGATGGGTTTTAGTACTCTAAACGCAATTATCACAACGTGAAATTTTAtcgtacc
This window contains:
- the LOC128553268 gene encoding uncharacterized protein LOC128553268; its protein translation is MDKQMNMMQSLMDKMKELEKEIVNMKKENIEHERSEIPKEEEDINGDIDHTIYDVSSKDQNCPKRTILDRLVGSSNETTIQIEGVTSKALIDSGSMVSSISKTFYDKLPSKPVLHSLEDFELEVKTANGTLVNYLGYIEATIESKTFSHGSVTTLFLVVPTTEYHHNVPVLIGTNVIRELKENNIESEDTPDVWKSALMSVGSASVGIVTSTQPVTLKPMESRTISGFVRKTRNVDAAVTEPIEDNFQQKSIVCPRVVQLTNSGKTARVPVRICNISAKILKLPARSEICQLNEVKVIRHADIGSNTSVSEKENESNISENFLPDLKDHPVSHQQST